Part of the Coriobacteriia bacterium genome, GCACCCCGAAGAAGCGGCACGCGTCGGCGAGCCCGCGGACGGACTCGCGGAACGTCCAGAAGACCTCGGGCTTCTCGGGATTGCCGAAGTTGAGGCAGTCGGTGATCGCCACCGGCTCGCCTCCCGTGCACGAGACGTTGCGCGCGGCCTCGGCGAACGCGATCTGCGCGCCGACGTACGGGTCGAGATAGCAGTAGCGGCCGTTGCAGTCGGTCGAGACGGCGATCGCGCGGTCGGTGACCTCGCCGCGACCCGGCGCGCCGATGCGCAGCACCGCCGCGTCGGAGCCGGGAAGGACGACCGTCGAGAGCATCACCTGGTGGTCGTACTGCTCCCAGATCCACCGGCGGCTGCAGATGTTCGGACTGGCGAGCACGCGCAAAAGCGCGCGAGAGAGCTCGCCGGGATCGGTCGGGTGATCGAGCGCGAGCGGGTCGAACGCCTGCACCTCGTCGAGGTAGGCGGGACGGCGCGCCTCGGGATCGTACTCGGGTGCGTCGTGCGCGAGCGTGCGGGCCGGCATGTCCGCGACGATCTCGCCTTCATCGCGCACGATGAAGCGCCCGGTGTCGGTGACCGTCCCGATCACCGTCGAGCGCAGGCCCCACTTCTCGCAGACCGCCTGCGCCGCCGCGAGGTCGGCGGCGGTCACGACGCCGAGCATGCGCTCCTGGCTCTCGGAGACCATGAACTCCCACGGCGTCATGGCGTCCTCGCGCGCGGGGATCTTGCGCACCTCGATGTCGAGGCCGACCCCGCCGCGCGACGCCATCTCCGAGGCGCTCGACGTGAGCCCGGCCGCGCCGAGGTCGCCGAGGCCGACGAGCAGTCCGCCTTCGAGCAGCTCGAGGCACGCCTCGATGAGCAGCTTCTCCTCGAACGGGTCGCCGACCTGCACCGCCGGACGCTTGTCCTCGGCGCGCTCGTCGAACTCCTGGCTCGCCAGAACCGACGCGCCGCCGATGCCGTCGCGGCCGGTCGTCGAGCCGATGAGCAGCAGGAGGTTGCCGGGGCCCGCCGCGACCGCCAGGGTGAGGCGCTCCTCGCGCATCAGCCCGATCGACATCGCGTTGATGAGACAGTTGCCCTCGTAAGCAGGGTCGAAGTAGACCTCGCCGCCGACGGTGGGCACTCCCAGGCAGTTGCCGTAGCCGCCGATGCCGGCGACCGAGCCTTCGAAGAGGTAGCGCTGGCGCGGCTTGTCGAGCGTGCCGAAACGCAGCGAGTCGAGCGAGGCGATGGGCCGCGCGCCCATCGTGAAGATGTCGCGGATGATGCCGCCGACGCCCGTCGCCGCGCCCTGGTACGGCTCGATCGCGGACGGGTGATTGTGGCTCTCCATCTTGAAGGCGACCGCCCAGCCGTCGCCTACCGAGATGACGCCGGCGTTCTCCCCCGGCCCCTGCAGCACGTGCGCGCCCTCGGTCGGGAAGAGGCGCAGCGTCGACTTGCTGTGCTTGTACGAGCAGTGCTCGCTCCACATGAGCGAGTACATGTGCAGCTCGGTCGCGGAAGGTATCCGCCCTAGGATCTCGACGACCTTCTCGTACTCATCGAGCTTGAGACCGAGCGCTTCGGCGAGGTCCGGGGCGACGTCCGGGGCGAGCGACTGAGGCATGCGAGCGACTCCTCGGCGGATCGATGGCGGGGCTGCGCCCATTGTACGCAAACGGCTCCCGCGCGTGTGGGCGGAAACACCGCCGTCACGTCACCCCACGGCCCGTGGGTCGTCGCCACCCGAGACGATGACGACGTCGATGTTGCGCGTCTCGCGCATGATGCGCGTGACGATCGAGCCATGCAGTATCTCTTCCCTGCGGCTGCGCACGGACTGGCCCATGACGATGAACGTGATCTGGTGCGCCCGGGCGAAGTCGATGAGCTCGCCGGCGACGTTCTCTCCCGCGAGGCTGACGAAAGCTCCCCCGAGCTGCTCCGTCAGAGCGCGCAGCTCCTCGAGGGCCCGCTCCTCAGCGGCCGACAGGAGGACGGCGGGCGGGCGGACGCTGACCACCGTCAGCTCGCCGCTGAGACGGTGGACGAGCTGGTAGCCTCTTCGCACGAGCTTGGCGCCGGCGGGACGCGGCGTCACGGCGACGAGCACGCGGTCGACGGCGCCCCAGGTCTTGTCCACGTCGTGCGTGGCGATGAACTCGTCAAGGTCGTCGTCGACCTCGTCGGCGGTCTTGCGCAGCGCGAGCTCCCGCAACGCGACGAGGTTCCCCCGCCGGAAGAAGTTCGCGAGCGCCTGCTCGACCTTCCCCGCCTCGTAGATGACGCCGCGCTTGAGCCGGTTGATGAGCGCCTCAGGCGTGATGTCGACGAGGACTACCTCGTCGGCGGCGTCGAGGATGCGGTCGGGCACGGTCTCCCGAACGCAGACGCCGGTGATCTGCGCGACCACGTCGTTGAGGCTCTCGAAGTGCTGGACGTTCACGGTGGAGATCACGTTGATGCCGGCGTCGAGGATCTCCTCGACCGACTGCCACCGCTTCTCGTGACGCGTCCCGGGGGCGTTGGTGTGCGCGAGCTCGTCGACGAGCACCCAACCGGGATGTCTCGCCAGGACGGCGTCGGTGTCGAGCTCCTCGAGCACCGCCCCGCGGTAGTCGATACGCTTCGTCGGCACCAGCTCGAGACCCTCGGCAAGTGCTATCGTCTCCGGGCGCCGATGCGGCTCGACGAAGCCGATGACGACGTCCTCCCCGCGCGAGTGGCGGCGCTGCGCCTCGGCGAGCATCGTGTACGTCTTCCCGACGCCCGCGGCGTAGCCGAGGAAGATCTTGTGGCAGCCACGCTGACGGGGATATGGCACCGCGGGACCGTCCACCGGACCGCCTTCTCTCGTGTCGGACACCGCTACTGTGAGGATAGCGCGTCGAGGGCGAGGTTGAGCTCGAGGACGTTCACCCGCGGTTCTCCGATGAAGCCGAGCTGCCTGCCGGCGACGTGACGCGCCACGAGCCGGCGCACGCTCTCGGCCGCCAGCCCGCGCGCCGCCGCCACCCGCGGAACCTGCAGGTACGCGGAGTCGGGCGAGATGTCCGGATCCAGACCGCTGGCGGACGCCGTCACGAGGTCCACCGGCACCCTGCCCGCCTTCGAGCCCGGCTCGTCGCGTCGGACCTCGCG contains:
- the purL gene encoding phosphoribosylformylglycinamidine synthase subunit PurL, which gives rise to MPQSLAPDVAPDLAEALGLKLDEYEKVVEILGRIPSATELHMYSLMWSEHCSYKHSKSTLRLFPTEGAHVLQGPGENAGVISVGDGWAVAFKMESHNHPSAIEPYQGAATGVGGIIRDIFTMGARPIASLDSLRFGTLDKPRQRYLFEGSVAGIGGYGNCLGVPTVGGEVYFDPAYEGNCLINAMSIGLMREERLTLAVAAGPGNLLLLIGSTTGRDGIGGASVLASQEFDERAEDKRPAVQVGDPFEEKLLIEACLELLEGGLLVGLGDLGAAGLTSSASEMASRGGVGLDIEVRKIPAREDAMTPWEFMVSESQERMLGVVTAADLAAAQAVCEKWGLRSTVIGTVTDTGRFIVRDEGEIVADMPARTLAHDAPEYDPEARRPAYLDEVQAFDPLALDHPTDPGELSRALLRVLASPNICSRRWIWEQYDHQVMLSTVVLPGSDAAVLRIGAPGRGEVTDRAIAVSTDCNGRYCYLDPYVGAQIAFAEAARNVSCTGGEPVAITDCLNFGNPEKPEVFWTFRESVRGLADACRFFGVPVISGNVSFYNESFGQAIYPTPTVGLVGLLDDVELRATSGFKDAGDVIVLLGETEAELGGSEYLSIVFGKVAGRPPALDLELERDVQAAVREAIGAGIVKSAHDCSEGGIGVALAESCLIGGIGADVHLEDGLQSAVSLFSETQSRIVVSVAEADVERLEDIALAHGVPYGVLGTVGGDRLKVCEKVDVSLADARAAWEPTLERLVRGEASQ
- a CDS encoding universal stress protein, giving the protein MDGPAVPYPRQRGCHKIFLGYAAGVGKTYTMLAEAQRRHSRGEDVVIGFVEPHRRPETIALAEGLELVPTKRIDYRGAVLEELDTDAVLARHPGWVLVDELAHTNAPGTRHEKRWQSVEEILDAGINVISTVNVQHFESLNDVVAQITGVCVRETVPDRILDAADEVVLVDITPEALINRLKRGVIYEAGKVEQALANFFRRGNLVALRELALRKTADEVDDDLDEFIATHDVDKTWGAVDRVLVAVTPRPAGAKLVRRGYQLVHRLSGELTVVSVRPPAVLLSAAEERALEELRALTEQLGGAFVSLAGENVAGELIDFARAHQITFIVMGQSVRSRREEILHGSIVTRIMRETRNIDVVIVSGGDDPRAVG
- the kdpC gene encoding potassium-transporting ATPase subunit KdpC, with translation MAFITLLITGVVYPLAVSGVVSFAFPRQAAGSLIVIHGRVVGSKLIGQPFVSDRYFHPRPSSAGAGYDAGASGASNLGPTSEALVSAVASRVREVRRDEPGSKAGRVPVDLVTASASGLDPDISPDSAYLQVPRVAAARGLAAESVRRLVARHVAGRQLGFIGEPRVNVLELNLALDALSSQ